The following coding sequences are from one Tolumonas lignilytica window:
- a CDS encoding MFS transporter, which yields MNQPGDDGLPGKERLFAMLAIMVTTTMNVFDGSMINIALPQMATSLGVAASDAVWIANSYLLSVTMSLAIFSALATRVGFRTQFIGGLIVFTLSSAGCALSSSLSVLVMMRFIQGIGGAATLSIAPALLRTIFPTRLLGRILGINALLIASCTAVAPLVSGTLLATLNWSWLFLINIPLGMSAVIFSKQFLPKPAQLDTRPLDKLGALFSVIMLGSTILCANTFSKHISGNNKNLAALYAIAILVSGMAFIYRQRKAIAPLLPLEIFANRRFSLSAITSFVSFIAQGITFIALPFLYESVYGYSPLISALLFLPWPIGIILAAPHAGRLADKKNPAMISTFGLVVFCIGLILLIGLPQTPSVTDIVLRSLVCGIGFGLFQSPNNREMMANVATNFSSYASGVLAMMRTFGQCLGTTLIGIMLSRSDAMGSGHTFIYSENTVHQGLWFASGSVFLAILFSISRIKK from the coding sequence ATGAATCAACCCGGTGATGATGGGTTGCCAGGTAAAGAACGATTATTTGCAATGCTGGCGATCATGGTCACGACCACAATGAATGTTTTCGACGGTTCGATGATTAATATCGCATTACCTCAAATGGCAACATCATTGGGTGTTGCTGCTTCTGATGCGGTGTGGATTGCCAATAGCTACTTACTCTCTGTTACGATGTCTCTTGCTATTTTTTCAGCATTGGCAACACGAGTGGGTTTTCGTACACAGTTTATTGGTGGATTGATTGTTTTTACCTTGTCTTCTGCTGGCTGTGCTTTGTCATCGTCATTATCCGTACTCGTAATGATGCGTTTTATTCAGGGAATTGGTGGCGCAGCAACGCTCAGTATTGCTCCCGCACTCCTCAGGACTATTTTCCCAACTCGATTACTTGGGCGGATTTTAGGAATAAATGCATTATTAATTGCATCATGTACTGCAGTCGCCCCCTTGGTTAGTGGCACTTTGTTAGCGACGTTAAACTGGTCATGGCTATTTTTGATCAACATTCCGTTAGGAATGAGCGCAGTCATTTTTTCTAAACAATTTCTACCCAAACCTGCGCAGCTTGATACCCGGCCGTTAGATAAACTAGGCGCACTATTTTCTGTGATCATGTTGGGCAGCACCATTTTGTGTGCGAACACGTTTTCTAAACATATTTCCGGAAATAACAAAAATCTTGCTGCACTTTATGCGATAGCCATCTTAGTGAGCGGAATGGCATTCATTTACCGCCAGCGCAAAGCCATTGCGCCCTTGCTGCCTTTAGAAATATTTGCGAATCGACGGTTTTCTTTATCGGCAATTACGTCCTTCGTTTCTTTTATCGCTCAGGGCATTACTTTTATCGCACTACCATTCTTATACGAAAGTGTTTATGGCTATAGCCCTTTAATATCAGCCCTGCTTTTTCTTCCCTGGCCGATAGGGATTATTCTGGCGGCCCCACATGCGGGGCGGTTAGCTGATAAGAAAAATCCGGCGATGATTTCAACGTTTGGTCTGGTCGTCTTTTGTATCGGGTTAATCCTATTGATCGGTTTACCACAAACGCCCTCAGTCACAGATATTGTCTTACGAAGTTTGGTCTGTGGTATTGGTTTTGGTTTGTTCCAAAGCCCAAATAACCGGGAAATGATGGCAAATGTGGCGACAAATTTTAGCAGTTATGCTTCTGGCGTACTGGCAATGATGAGAACGTTTGGCCAATGCCTTGGCACCACGCTGATTGGTATTATGCTCTCCCGATCTGATGCTATGGGTTCTGGACACACATTTATCTATTCTGAAAATACTGTTCACCAAGGGTTGTGGTTTGCTTCTGGCTCAGTATTTTTAGCCATTTTATTCAGTATTAGTCGGATTAAAAAA